The following is a genomic window from Puntigrus tetrazona isolate hp1 chromosome 20, ASM1883169v1, whole genome shotgun sequence.
aataaggGTATAATAATAAAGGTTGTCTACAAAGCATGTGCATGAAATAGtatattttgttcattattatatatttatttaaatatttaatcttaaaGCAATATAGCGATAAAATATGTGattgaaaatgaatgcaaagcTGTAATACAATATGATAAACCATCATAAAAGTAGGCCATACACCAACTCAAACATGCCAGCGCAAGGGGAGCTTACAAGCAAATTGCAACTTAGATTTGCATCTatttctcacacaaagctagCATATGGCTTAAGAGGACTTGGAATATAGTGCATATGGGCTAGTTTAGGGTGCTTTTTCATTCTTTCGGAGTTTGACAGTGTCTCTCCCCATCTACTTTCCTTAGGCTAcatttcttgttttgtgttccacagataATATGGGTTTAAAATGATGCAAGGAAAAGTAAACAATAGGTCTTTAGTAAGATGACGCTGTACCTGGTGACCTGCTGCTCTGCTCAGCTGCTGTGTGGCCGACTGCACATTGATCTCTGCGCTCGATACATTGGCCTCTATACTGTCTGCGGGATGGGAGGGAGAAAAGACTTCATAGTTTTGCACTGACAACTAAACAAGTATTCTGACCCTTCCATCAAAAAGTTATTATGCATTGTTTAAAACTTGGATAATGTATTGTCCCCTTGGATAATAATTAATTTCCTCAGAACTTCAACTTTCAAATCCTTTATTTCGTCATTCAATCAGGTATGTGTGAGAAAGACTGGGCCGGCCAGCACAGGCAATGATGCAAACTCTTGTAATTTTGATGAAATATCACATGTGTAAACAACACAAGAGTGTGCTTACTAATAGCTCACGTCTTATCATTAAAAGTTTAGTGTATGAACAAACAGTCCCACTGAGCTGGTTTGTGTGAAGCCTCTTAGGTGTTCATTATCAGCATCTGCTTCTCCATTTTAACACCTTTAATTGCACTTTCCTGTCTGAGAGTTTCATCACTCCCTCGGAACCAAGTCTAAACAAAcagactttttacattttatttttagaggaAATGGTTTGAGTGtgtgaactgaactgaatcattCTGAAACATTATAACTAATACAGGCCTAATATATTGGTAATTAACTGTTTTGACCTGGGCAACCATCTGGCAACCTCCCAAACAACTTCACAGAGACTTCTGCCTGGTTGCTTCTTAGTTTTATgcaaatgcactgtaaaaactaGGGCTGGTAAgtgattaaaatgcaaataaaatcaaattaattactCCCAAAAGACATCAgacaaacattacaaaaagtaGCTTcagcaataaatattttgacttccatagtaggaaaaaaaatatcaaagtcAACgatgacccaaaacagcctgtttgcaaacttttttctaaatatcttctttttgtgttcaccagaacaaagaaatagattttttggAACTATTTATTCTATTCGATCAAACGGCTGATGCATTCAGGAGTGAAGTAAGGGTCCTTTAGGAATGGTCCATTGAATCATTAGGTTTATTCGACTTGAAGTGGATTATCACTATCAGACAGGTCAGTGTGGGACATCAAGGTACCACGAGAGCGATTAGAAAGAATAGGACTCTACATACTTTTGAATTACTCTCACTTGActggcctgcgccacagacaaTGGTTCAATGTACCAAATGATTCACCCGATTCGCTAAAAACGtgaattaagaaattaaatgatGTGTGTTGTTTGAAGACAATAgttctgctttgtttttatatattcattggTAAATTTGAGCAAAACAGACAAATATAGTGCCTATAACACAATGTAAGTTCTTGTTAATGTTGTCTAAAATTAGTATCACATTTGCACTTGTGTGATATTGCACGTAGCCTATTGCTTGTGTGATATTGCTTTATGCATTTTCGCCCCATATCTTGGGTTGTTAAACATTCTAACTATGTTCTCTACAACCACTTATTTCTGGGGCGAGACAagtgtattaaatgcattaatgattTTAACGCAATTTAGCAGCCTAGTAAAAACCTAGTTATATCTCTCTGATCTTACCAATCATGTCTCCCTGTTCAAGCACCATCACGCCCAGATCTCTGAAGATTTCATTAATGTCTGTGATGTCCGACTGAAAAACAAGAGTGTGTTTTACACATCCCTAAATGCTTTTGCAGAGTTGGAAAAGCATAACACTAGCACAATACTTGTCACTTGTAAAAAATGTTCAGTCTCTGTGCTTGAATGCGTCTTACCTCCAGCTGTCTGATTGCTGATTCTCTCTCCTGAATGAGCTGCAGATCTTCCTCTGTGATGGCTTCATCATAGCTCTGAGTTTGAGCACGAACCtcactgaaaacacacatttcattttttaattaaattattattttttttttttaaggtataaGCGTGACAAGCTCAGGTAGTGAAAAAACACTTCTTAAAGTGTGTAACCTTTGAAAGGGTGATGAAAACCCTCCAAACCCATCATCTGTATCACCAACCTATAAACAGACAAAAGACTGTGAGGAAAACATATAGAAAACCATAATAAAGTTCCAATATGCAACTATTCCCTTTTAttaatcaagaaaaaaatactttaggCAAACTATTATCTGCAGTATAAAATGGTACTTCAAAAAATCAGTGATTCTCAATCATGCTTTTTAAACTAACATTCAATGCATGCTGTCTGGAGGCTTTTAATAAGTGGGATATTAcacctaaaactaaaaccacagAAATAACCTGAAACAGAgtattaaaaacactaaaaagtaattaaattattttagccCAGTTGCCGTGAtaacatttctccttttttatttagttttacttgaAGTGCTAAACTAActcaaactaaaactaatactaataaataaaaatgtataaaaactacatacatacatgtttatatatatatatatatatatatatatatatatatatatatatatataaaaacaactaaacaaataaaacagtattaaaaactatataaaaactataaaatgcagaaaatgtaaaaataaaatgtaattaaaaatattaaaaactataatagtaaataaatgatgctaCATGACTAATGATGGACTACTGTACAATAACTGGCACTTTAATGACCGTATCTGATCATGGGATTCAAACTTCTAATCGGTGGATAATATCAattcatttatgtaattctTTCGGCTCGAGTGTAATAGATGAAACCTACTGAAACTCTCGAGCTCGCTCGGACTCGTGCCACAAACTCCTTCTCCTTCTTTGCGACCTCTCGCTGAGCTTTCTGGAAAATGGCTAGCGCGTTGGAGAATTCATTGATGAGACGCTCTCGCTGGATTTTTCTTTGCCGCTGTGTGAGCAAAGGGGAAGGTCATATCTAAACAGGACTGTTATGCACATAATCAAAGTTTATTCACAATATCTTCTATGTGGGATAATGAGAAAGCTGTACCTGGTCTGTGGTCACAGGTAAAGCACTGAAATCTTTCATGCATTTGTCGGTCACTTTAGCAAGCTGATTGACTCTCTGCTGTTTCTCCTGTCTGTATGTTttgacaaatgcaaacaaatataactaaattgatatatatatgaCAGTTCTTCTTGCAATTCTATGTGCGGTCAGTTAAAGGGAACTGAACTAGCTGCTTGTATTCGACTCACAATGTCTGGCGCAGGTCAGTCGTGTCTAGTGCTGTTCCAAAATGTCTCATCATCTGCTGGATTTCATTAGCTGttaaaaacacagacaatatttagacaaacacacactggaAAACACATCCTGAGCCACTGGTTTATGCAAAAGTGCTTATTATGGTTTccattcatttacataataagTTCATCTACACACTTTTGCATGCTGTGGTTCgtagatgtgtttttttttaattacaacgAGTAACAGAAACACGGACAACATTTGGTCCAAGGTATTTGGTCCAGATAGTTTTAGGCCAAATGGATGGTTtagtaatatattacaaaaacgtATGATGATTTGACATTTAATGTCAACAGTGTTCACTTCACATAAAAAAAGGACGGATGTAGTAAAACTTCTCACTTAGCAATGTTATTCTCTGGATATTCGAACTTATATTCTGCGCTAGCACATTTGCGTCAACTCCGCCTGATCCAGACATGATGGAGATCTTCGCAGAATGAGACACCAAACCTAAAAAGATTACATGTTAAATCACATTTGCTCTCACAATCACAGCGTAAGCATGCATATGAATATACAGGAGCTGTTTCATAGAAGATACATATGAAAACATGTATCATATTATTGTCATGTGATGTATACTATTAACAGTAATAGCTTATAACTGTGCAATAACAATGGTCTTCTACCTcaatatttattaacatctaTTTGTTGGCATTGTTTGCTGTacat
Proteins encoded in this region:
- the stx7l gene encoding syntaxin-7; this translates as MSGSGGVDANVLAQNISSNIQRITLLTNEIQQMMRHFGTALDTTDLRQTLQEKQQRVNQLAKVTDKCMKDFSALPVTTDQRQRKIQRERLINEFSNALAIFQKAQREVAKKEKEFVARVRASSRVSVGDTDDGFGGFSSPFQSEVRAQTQSYDEAITEEDLQLIQERESAIRQLESDITDINEIFRDLGVMVLEQGDMIDSIEANVSSAEINVQSATQQLSRAAGHQTSFRKKIFILIAVLIVAAVIIGLIIWASVKK